In the genome of Myroides phaeus, one region contains:
- a CDS encoding helix-turn-helix transcriptional regulator yields the protein MTNKEKFLALVSPDEGNTAAWITERQANRELHRTSQKIALLILKRLSDLNWKQKDLAERMNVSPQQVSKWVKGKENFRIETLLHLGEVLGIALFHIPPIAESNVSLLNEGDKE from the coding sequence ATGACAAATAAAGAAAAGTTTTTAGCACTTGTCTCTCCTGATGAAGGAAATACTGCAGCGTGGATTACTGAGCGTCAAGCTAATCGTGAATTGCATCGAACATCTCAAAAGATAGCGTTATTGATTCTAAAGCGATTGTCAGATTTGAATTGGAAGCAAAAAGACTTGGCTGAACGAATGAATGTTAGTCCACAACAAGTTAGTAAATGGGTAAAAGGAAAAGAGAATTTCAGAATTGAAACATTGCTTCATTTAGGAGAAGTGTTAGGAATAGCTTTGTTTCATATTCCACCTATAGCAGAGTCTAATGTTTCCTTGCTAAATGAAGGGGACAAAGAGTAG
- the bshA gene encoding N-acetyl-alpha-D-glucosaminyl L-malate synthase BshA: MKIAIVCYPTFGGSGVVATELGLELAKRDHEVHFITYSQPVRLALLNPNIYYHEVNVPEYPLFHYQPYELALTSKLVDMVKLFKIDVLHVHYAIPHAYAGFMAKQMLKAEGIDLPMITTLHGTDITLVGNHPNYKTAVSFSINNSDFVTSVSESLKQSTHSLFGTKKEIHVIPNFIEVKEFDPGDTPCKRSAMASKDEFIITHISNFRKVKRIDDVVSIFYGIQKEIPAKLMLVGDGPEKETAERMALELGIYDKIIFFGNSNEIESILSYSDLFLLPSETESFGLAALEAMAMGVPVISSNTGGLPEVNEDGVSGYLSDVRDVDNMVKNALKILKDKDTLCSFKKNAREVAKKFSIDKVLPLYEELYEKAVNRQ, from the coding sequence ATGAAAATAGCAATCGTATGCTATCCAACGTTTGGAGGTAGTGGAGTAGTCGCTACTGAATTAGGATTGGAGTTAGCAAAAAGAGATCACGAAGTGCACTTTATCACTTATAGTCAACCCGTTCGTTTGGCATTGCTAAATCCCAATATATATTACCACGAAGTAAACGTACCTGAATATCCTTTGTTTCACTATCAACCGTATGAACTTGCTTTGACAAGTAAATTGGTGGATATGGTTAAGTTGTTTAAAATAGACGTATTACACGTACATTACGCTATTCCTCACGCTTATGCTGGTTTTATGGCTAAGCAAATGTTGAAAGCTGAGGGAATCGACTTACCAATGATTACAACTTTACACGGTACAGACATTACGCTTGTGGGGAATCACCCGAATTACAAAACAGCGGTTAGCTTCAGTATCAATAATTCAGACTTTGTAACGTCTGTTTCTGAGTCGCTTAAGCAATCAACGCACTCGTTATTTGGCACAAAAAAGGAGATTCACGTTATTCCAAACTTCATTGAAGTGAAAGAGTTTGACCCTGGCGATACACCGTGTAAGCGTAGTGCTATGGCAAGTAAAGACGAGTTTATCATCACGCATATCAGTAACTTTAGAAAGGTAAAACGCATTGATGATGTTGTATCTATTTTTTACGGAATCCAAAAGGAAATACCAGCTAAGTTGATGTTGGTAGGTGATGGACCAGAAAAGGAAACAGCAGAACGTATGGCGTTGGAGTTAGGTATTTACGACAAGATCATCTTCTTTGGAAATAGTAATGAGATTGAGTCAATCTTATCTTATTCTGATTTGTTCTTGTTGCCATCGGAAACGGAGAGTTTCGGGCTTGCAGCTTTGGAAGCAATGGCAATGGGTGTACCGGTTATTTCAAGTAATACAGGAGGACTACCAGAGGTTAACGAAGACGGAGTTTCAGGATACTTGAGTGATGTTAGAGATGTGGATAATATGGTGAAAAACGCGTTGAAGATATTGAAAGACAAGGATACGTTATGTAGTTTTAAAAAGAACGCACGTGAGGTAGCTAAGAAATTCAGCATTGATAAAGTGTTGCCACTATACGAAGAATTATACGAAAAGGCAGTTAATCGCCAATAG
- a CDS encoding SulP family inorganic anion transporter: protein MKELWAEVQSLRKYGYKNEIFAGLTSAMTMIPESLSFAILAGLSPLMGLYAAFLMGIVTAFFGGRPGMIAGGAGATIVVMMALISTEGVQYLLAAVIVAGIIQFLVGVFKLGKFVRLIPQPVMYGFLNGLAVIIFMAQVKQFSVVVDGQTQWLSGMPLLVMGGLTLLTIGIVLGLPKITKAVPSSLVAILVLTAVVFFLQIDTKRVADIASVSGSLPQFHLPSVPFTLDTLKIILPYSVVMAAVGLIESLLTLNMVDEITYTKGDTNKEARAQGYANVINGFFGGMGGCAMVAQTLVNLNSGGRTRISAILSAVTILLVILVGAPVIEQIPMAALVGVMMIVAITTFKWFSFKLITKMPKADVIVGITVAAITIILHNLALAVFVGVIISALVFAWDNAKRIRARVSIDENGAKVYAIYGPLFFGSTATFSEKFNPLEDPEEVIIDFKESRIADMSAIEAVNKLTKLYASHHKKVILRHLSYDCYRLLDNAKDMVEVNIAKDPTYKVMGD, encoded by the coding sequence ATGAAAGAATTGTGGGCTGAGGTTCAGTCACTTCGAAAATACGGATATAAAAACGAGATATTTGCCGGACTAACTTCTGCAATGACAATGATTCCGGAGTCGTTATCATTTGCCATTTTAGCAGGGTTGTCGCCTTTAATGGGATTATATGCCGCTTTTTTAATGGGAATAGTAACCGCTTTCTTTGGTGGAAGACCCGGAATGATTGCTGGTGGAGCAGGGGCAACTATCGTTGTAATGATGGCGTTAATCAGTACAGAAGGTGTACAATATTTATTGGCCGCAGTAATAGTAGCCGGAATCATACAGTTTTTAGTGGGAGTATTCAAGCTCGGCAAGTTTGTGCGCCTTATTCCACAACCGGTTATGTATGGATTCTTAAACGGATTAGCCGTTATTATCTTTATGGCACAGGTGAAGCAATTTTCTGTGGTTGTAGACGGACAAACGCAGTGGTTGTCAGGAATGCCGTTACTTGTTATGGGCGGACTTACCTTGCTTACCATTGGAATTGTACTGGGATTACCTAAAATTACAAAAGCAGTTCCCTCGTCATTAGTGGCGATATTAGTACTAACCGCAGTCGTTTTCTTTTTACAAATCGACACCAAACGCGTAGCAGATATTGCCTCTGTAAGCGGTTCGTTACCCCAATTTCACTTGCCAAGTGTTCCCTTTACTTTAGACACGCTTAAAATCATCTTACCATATTCAGTTGTTATGGCAGCCGTTGGTTTGATAGAATCCCTATTGACGTTAAATATGGTAGATGAAATCACCTATACCAAAGGAGATACCAATAAAGAAGCCAGAGCACAAGGTTATGCCAATGTAATTAACGGGTTCTTTGGAGGAATGGGAGGGTGTGCAATGGTAGCCCAAACGTTGGTTAACCTTAATTCAGGTGGCCGTACACGTATATCTGCTATCCTAAGTGCAGTTACCATTTTACTGGTTATTTTAGTCGGCGCACCCGTTATTGAACAAATACCAATGGCGGCATTAGTCGGAGTAATGATGATTGTGGCTATTACAACATTTAAGTGGTTTTCGTTTAAACTCATCACTAAAATGCCCAAAGCCGATGTCATTGTGGGAATAACCGTAGCGGCTATCACAATTATATTACACAATCTGGCTTTAGCGGTGTTTGTGGGAGTAATCATTTCTGCCTTAGTATTCGCTTGGGACAACGCTAAACGCATTCGTGCACGTGTATCTATTGATGAAAACGGAGCGAAGGTATATGCTATATACGGACCTCTATTTTTTGGATCAACGGCTACTTTCTCAGAAAAGTTTAACCCATTAGAAGACCCAGAAGAAGTAATCATCGACTTTAAGGAGTCGCGCATTGCAGATATGTCGGCTATTGAAGCAGTGAATAAGTTGACAAAACTATACGCTTCACACCATAAAAAAGTAATCCTACGTCATTTGAGTTACGACTGTTATCGCTTGTTAGACAACGCAAAAGATATGGTTGAGGTGAATATAGCAAAAGACCCTACTTATAAAGTGATGGGAGACTAA
- a CDS encoding AraC family transcriptional regulator — MANTTKIETLSASNILGEATWDITLFKHTEKGRNDLIAPHKHDFYLVFFVENGGGIHDIDFKTHNVDDYQVYFLRPQQVHYWMLEQETVGYQMMFSSMILKTLNATYSALPFFQLGAPNCLQLKKASYEKYKAQLEALEKSLKGKKVLDKEISLLSFHLLLKYLQKDYLAAYSDIDWNTMDKSILAFEELIEKNFRVHSNVAFYAEELKITANYLNILCKKYLGITASSLIMDRILLEAKRLLTTTNVSVKEIAFSLSFNDTSYFNNFFRRQMGVTPGEFRTNYKNYNKEE; from the coding sequence TTGGCTAATACTACAAAAATAGAAACCTTGTCTGCTTCAAATATTTTGGGAGAAGCTACTTGGGACATTACATTATTTAAACACACGGAGAAAGGGCGAAATGACCTTATAGCGCCACATAAGCACGATTTTTATCTTGTTTTTTTTGTGGAAAATGGGGGAGGAATACACGATATCGACTTTAAAACTCACAATGTAGATGATTATCAAGTTTATTTTTTAAGACCACAACAAGTACACTATTGGATGTTAGAACAGGAAACTGTTGGGTATCAAATGATGTTTTCTTCTATGATCTTAAAAACGCTTAATGCTACTTATAGTGCCTTGCCGTTTTTTCAATTGGGAGCACCAAATTGCTTGCAATTAAAGAAGGCGAGTTACGAAAAGTATAAAGCACAGTTAGAGGCGTTGGAAAAAAGCTTGAAAGGAAAGAAAGTGTTGGATAAAGAGATTTCTTTATTGAGCTTTCACCTATTGCTAAAATACCTACAAAAAGATTATTTAGCGGCTTATTCAGATATCGATTGGAATACAATGGACAAGAGTATCTTGGCTTTTGAAGAGTTAATCGAGAAAAACTTTAGAGTACACAGCAATGTTGCTTTTTATGCTGAGGAATTAAAGATTACAGCAAATTATCTAAATATTTTGTGTAAGAAATACTTGGGAATTACGGCAAGTTCACTTATTATGGACCGTATATTATTAGAAGCAAAGCGACTTTTAACAACGACTAATGTGTCTGTAAAAGAAATCGCTTTTTCTTTGTCTTTCAATGATACCAGCTATTTCAATAACTTTTTTAGACGACAAATGGGGGTGACTCCAGGGGAGTTTAGAACAAATTATAAAAATTACAATAAAGAGGAATAA
- a CDS encoding amidohydrolase, which yields MMNRKQFLGLTTAATGGLFVPSVGYSQMEQQEEQQQKLGDVNEFALLNVRLENNFVYNDKGQVNGTQTGLYDLYIVDGLIKSIDKAGIKSFSVATMDAGGLLMLPGLRDMHIHIDKTFFGERWYGEPRPGNSVKDMIALEQRILPGLLEKSVEKAEMAIDLMNSQGTYFTRCQTNIDPTSGVKSLENLQVALSNKKEVIQSEIVAFPQHGILYSDSEALLRESAQMGIDYIGGLDPTTVDGNMEKSLDIMFQIAMDYNKGVDIHLHEGASTGLPAIEHMIKRVSENKALQGRTYISHGFALAQIEQNKLESIAEQLNHFGIGVITSVPIGRMTMPIPTLYKHKVKVMTGTDSIIDHWQPFGSCDMLEKAKYCAELYGWTDDYHLSRALQIATKDQVLPLSNKGERQWPKVGDEASFVLVKASCSAEAVARLPQREQVFNQGEMVYTKE from the coding sequence ATGATGAATAGAAAACAATTTTTAGGGTTAACGACTGCCGCAACGGGAGGATTGTTTGTCCCTTCAGTTGGCTATTCACAAATGGAACAACAAGAAGAACAACAACAAAAATTAGGAGACGTTAATGAATTCGCCTTGCTTAATGTTCGTTTAGAAAACAACTTTGTTTACAATGACAAAGGTCAAGTAAACGGAACGCAAACTGGGTTGTATGACTTATATATTGTTGATGGACTTATTAAGTCGATTGACAAAGCAGGGATAAAGTCGTTTTCTGTAGCCACTATGGACGCAGGCGGATTGTTAATGTTGCCAGGATTAAGGGATATGCATATCCATATTGATAAGACGTTTTTTGGTGAACGTTGGTACGGAGAACCCAGACCGGGTAATTCTGTCAAGGATATGATAGCACTTGAACAGCGAATATTACCTGGGCTATTAGAGAAATCAGTTGAAAAAGCCGAAATGGCAATTGACCTGATGAATAGTCAAGGAACGTATTTTACGAGATGTCAAACAAATATAGACCCTACAAGTGGGGTGAAGAGTTTGGAGAATCTACAAGTTGCTTTATCTAACAAAAAAGAGGTTATCCAATCAGAGATAGTTGCCTTTCCGCAACACGGTATTCTGTATTCAGATTCAGAAGCATTGTTGCGCGAGTCAGCACAAATGGGGATTGACTACATAGGAGGATTAGATCCGACTACGGTAGATGGGAATATGGAGAAATCGCTTGACATTATGTTTCAAATCGCAATGGACTACAACAAAGGCGTAGATATTCACCTTCACGAAGGTGCATCTACGGGGCTTCCGGCTATTGAACATATGATTAAAAGAGTAAGTGAAAACAAAGCATTACAAGGACGTACCTATATCAGTCACGGTTTTGCGTTGGCACAAATAGAACAAAATAAACTGGAAAGCATAGCCGAACAGTTAAATCACTTTGGTATTGGGGTAATTACAAGTGTGCCTATCGGGCGTATGACAATGCCAATACCGACTTTGTACAAACACAAGGTTAAAGTGATGACGGGAACCGATAGTATTATCGATCACTGGCAACCATTTGGAAGCTGTGATATGCTTGAAAAAGCTAAGTACTGTGCGGAATTATACGGATGGACAGACGATTATCACTTGAGTAGAGCGTTGCAAATAGCTACAAAAGACCAAGTGTTGCCTCTTTCAAACAAAGGAGAGCGCCAATGGCCAAAAGTAGGAGATGAGGCAAGTTTTGTTTTGGTAAAAGCAAGTTGTTCTGCAGAAGCAGTAGCGCGATTACCACAACGTGAACAGGTCTTTAACCAAGGGGAAATGGTTTATACCAAAGAATAG
- a CDS encoding DUF2853 family protein: MSKRAELIKKYAADLKEKCGVTPNMELLEKVTIGCGPSIYNKDSSTVASSSESELATVKNNFLIKKLGLKDDAKLDAAIAKVMDQYGQSNRNKYRAVVYYLLTVHFKKESVYNK, from the coding sequence ATGAGTAAAAGAGCCGAACTTATTAAAAAGTACGCTGCAGATCTTAAAGAGAAATGTGGTGTAACTCCAAACATGGAATTATTAGAAAAAGTAACTATTGGATGTGGTCCTTCTATTTACAACAAGGATTCTTCTACAGTAGCAAGTTCTTCTGAATCAGAATTAGCAACAGTTAAAAACAACTTCTTAATCAAGAAGTTAGGATTAAAAGATGATGCTAAATTAGATGCTGCTATTGCTAAAGTTATGGACCAATATGGTCAATCTAACAGAAATAAATACAGAGCTGTAGTATATTACTTACTAACAGTTCACTTCAAAAAAGAAAGTGTTTATAACAAATAG
- the menD gene encoding 2-succinyl-5-enolpyruvyl-6-hydroxy-3-cyclohexene-1-carboxylic-acid synthase: MTYPEIELAQSIIEICKAKNIQRIIISPGSRNAPLTIGFASDPFFTCYSIADERCAAFFGMGIAQQEQFPIALVCTSGSALLNYYPAVAEAFYSQIPLIVISADRPTQKIDIGDGQTIRQRNVYENHILYSANLHEDANVENDMLINNAINTAIAKKGPVHINAPFEEPLYNTVDALTVTPTIIDMEELPPAFKDYTPYVEDWNKSAKKLVLVGVNTPHVLSEAIVNWLANDPSVVVLTETTSNLHHPMFIEHIDRIITTFSQEDFENLQPDILVTFGGMVVSKRIKAFLRKYKPGQHWHIDTLRHYDTYTALNKTVFETPEVFFEMLQNNTQPLASPYQAWMLGIATQRLAKHNAFLKTVPFSDLKVFEVLFDQLPQHTQLQISNSSAIRYAQLLKIDSSVEVFCNRGTSGIDGSTSTAIGAAVASNKPTVLITGDISFLYDSNGLWNNYIPSNFKIVLLNNRGGGIFRILPGHKENEIFNTFFETSHNHTAEHLAKMYGFNYLTAEDEEQLKEASNHFWSNNNQPCILEVFTPTQVNNEVLSNYFRSM; the protein is encoded by the coding sequence ATGACTTATCCAGAAATAGAATTAGCACAAAGCATTATTGAAATCTGTAAAGCAAAAAATATACAACGTATTATAATATCTCCAGGATCACGCAATGCCCCGCTTACAATCGGGTTTGCAAGTGATCCTTTTTTTACGTGTTATAGTATCGCTGATGAACGCTGTGCAGCTTTCTTTGGAATGGGAATAGCACAACAAGAGCAGTTTCCCATCGCTTTAGTATGTACTTCGGGTTCTGCCCTTTTAAACTACTATCCGGCTGTAGCAGAGGCTTTTTATAGCCAAATCCCCTTGATTGTTATTTCTGCTGATAGGCCTACTCAAAAAATAGATATCGGAGACGGACAAACGATTCGCCAACGCAATGTATATGAAAACCATATCCTTTATAGCGCTAACCTTCACGAAGATGCTAACGTAGAAAATGATATGCTGATCAACAATGCGATTAACACGGCAATTGCCAAAAAGGGTCCTGTACACATCAACGCGCCTTTTGAGGAACCGTTGTACAACACTGTGGACGCTTTAACGGTTACGCCTACGATTATAGATATGGAGGAACTACCTCCTGCTTTTAAAGACTACACTCCTTATGTAGAGGATTGGAACAAATCTGCAAAGAAACTGGTACTTGTTGGCGTGAATACGCCCCACGTACTAAGTGAGGCTATTGTCAATTGGTTAGCCAACGACCCTTCTGTGGTAGTGTTAACTGAAACGACGTCTAACCTACACCACCCAATGTTTATTGAGCATATCGACCGTATTATTACGACGTTCTCTCAAGAGGACTTTGAAAACTTACAGCCAGATATCTTGGTTACGTTTGGGGGAATGGTTGTTAGTAAACGCATCAAGGCTTTCTTGCGCAAATACAAACCAGGACAACACTGGCACATAGACACGCTACGTCATTACGACACGTACACTGCTTTAAATAAAACGGTATTCGAAACGCCTGAGGTATTCTTTGAAATGCTTCAAAACAATACGCAACCACTCGCTTCTCCTTATCAAGCGTGGATGTTGGGTATTGCAACACAGCGTTTGGCTAAGCACAATGCTTTTTTAAAAACAGTACCTTTCTCTGATTTAAAGGTATTTGAAGTGCTATTTGACCAATTGCCACAACATACGCAATTACAAATAAGCAATAGTTCTGCTATTCGCTATGCGCAATTACTTAAAATAGACTCGTCTGTTGAAGTATTTTGCAACAGGGGAACAAGTGGCATAGACGGAAGTACTTCTACGGCTATAGGGGCTGCTGTAGCTTCTAACAAGCCAACCGTACTGATTACAGGAGATATTAGCTTCCTTTATGACAGCAACGGATTGTGGAACAACTATATTCCAAGCAATTTTAAGATTGTATTGCTTAACAACCGCGGTGGTGGTATTTTTAGAATATTACCAGGACATAAGGAAAACGAAATATTTAATACCTTTTTTGAGACTTCTCACAACCACACAGCAGAGCATTTAGCGAAGATGTATGGCTTTAATTACCTTACGGCTGAAGATGAAGAACAGTTAAAAGAGGCTTCTAATCATTTCTGGAGCAACAATAACCAGCCTTGTATCTTAGAAGTTTTCACGCCAACACAAGTAAACAATGAGGTTTTAAGCAACTATTTTCGCAGTATGTAA
- a CDS encoding glutathione peroxidase — MRKLMLIAAIAFAVPTFAYTDLTNLKTPIEMKETPKDKKTIYQFKVTDLYGEEFDFASLKGKKILIVNTASECGLTPQYKQLQSLYNEYGGDNFVIVGFPANNFGAQEPGSNEEIATFCEQNYGVSFPMMSKISVKGADMAPIYEFLTKKSKNGYADSEVEWNFQKYLIDETGHLVKVVNPRILPTEPEIKDWVRAK, encoded by the coding sequence ATGAGAAAACTAATGTTAATAGCAGCAATTGCGTTTGCTGTTCCAACGTTTGCCTATACTGACCTTACCAATTTAAAAACACCTATAGAAATGAAAGAAACGCCTAAAGACAAAAAAACAATCTACCAATTTAAAGTAACAGACCTTTATGGAGAGGAGTTTGACTTTGCTTCTTTAAAAGGAAAAAAGATCTTAATCGTAAACACAGCTTCTGAATGTGGATTGACACCGCAATACAAACAACTTCAAAGCTTGTATAACGAATACGGCGGAGACAACTTCGTAATCGTAGGTTTCCCTGCTAATAACTTTGGGGCACAAGAACCAGGAAGCAATGAGGAAATCGCTACTTTCTGTGAGCAAAACTACGGAGTAAGCTTTCCAATGATGTCTAAAATATCTGTAAAAGGTGCTGATATGGCTCCGATTTACGAGTTTTTGACTAAAAAATCAAAGAATGGTTACGCCGATAGTGAAGTAGAGTGGAATTTCCAAAAATACTTAATTGACGAAACAGGTCATTTAGTAAAAGTGGTAAACCCACGTATCTTGCCAACAGAGCCTGAAATTAAAGATTGGGTAAGAGCAAAATAA
- a CDS encoding prephenate dehydratase, producing the protein MKSVVIQGIKGSFHHEAVNRFFKEEAVEIVDSPTFNSLVKQVVNEQANYGMMAIENSIAGSILPNYSLMTKNDLYIWGEVKLPIKHNLLALEGQSLADISEVRTHPMALLQCENFLDQYETWKRLAMDDTATCARNIKNNQYKGVASIGSMLAAEMYGLEVLAENIHDVYDNYTRFYLLSKQPKQVEGFNKASLYFYTDHQKGSLNRVLEIFASHDLNLSKIQSVPLTGSVFQYSFHANVVLVNNDYEKYYQALEKVRQATRFFKVLGEYMEDQIPSDYQY; encoded by the coding sequence ATGAAATCAGTTGTCATTCAAGGGATTAAGGGATCTTTTCACCACGAAGCAGTGAACCGATTTTTTAAAGAAGAAGCGGTAGAGATTGTGGACAGTCCCACGTTTAACTCACTTGTTAAACAAGTAGTTAACGAACAAGCAAATTATGGTATGATGGCGATAGAGAACTCAATAGCTGGGTCTATTTTGCCAAATTATTCCTTGATGACGAAGAACGACTTGTATATCTGGGGAGAGGTTAAGTTGCCTATAAAGCACAATTTACTGGCTTTGGAAGGACAATCGTTAGCTGATATTTCGGAGGTACGGACGCATCCAATGGCGTTGTTGCAATGTGAAAACTTTCTTGATCAATATGAAACGTGGAAGCGATTAGCGATGGACGATACGGCCACTTGTGCGCGTAACATCAAGAATAACCAATATAAAGGTGTGGCATCTATTGGGTCAATGTTGGCGGCAGAGATGTACGGCTTAGAGGTGTTAGCAGAAAACATTCACGATGTATATGATAATTATACTCGCTTTTATCTGCTGAGCAAGCAGCCAAAGCAAGTAGAAGGGTTTAACAAGGCAAGTTTGTATTTCTATACCGACCACCAAAAGGGGAGTTTAAACCGTGTTTTAGAGATATTTGCTTCTCACGACTTAAACTTGAGTAAGATACAATCGGTTCCACTTACGGGAAGTGTGTTTCAATATTCGTTTCACGCCAATGTAGTATTGGTTAATAACGACTATGAGAAATATTACCAAGCATTGGAAAAAGTACGTCAAGCAACCCGTTTTTTCAAGGTTTTAGGCGAGTATATGGAAGACCAGATTCCGTCTGACTATCAGTATTAA
- a CDS encoding OmpA family protein, whose protein sequence is MRILLITLLCAFSMSVQAKGKPSLKKADKYYKNTEYTKAAEEYRRLVRGVRTDNYIFLQLADCYDRLSKDIEASRYYGKAIVKDPEVPAEVYYKYAKVLERNGRYVVAKEVMQQFAAKAAGDSRAKDFLANPNAHDLLANLEPQYSFAESGMNDRVYDTYGAWMNAGDTIYMVSNRTKHEKKIPRKLFEVREKWERKPNTDIYFASFKGKAEPTFEVNHVKGRVNKRFHDGMAVSSPDGQRFYFASEAYRNRKFRSNKEVKHRDRLMSLFYAKLKGKQWKKIKPLPFTKAGYMYTNPTISSDGKYLYFASNMPGSLGELDLWRVALLEDDEFGQPENLGPAINSGTRNDYPFLAEDNKLYFTSDRWGGYGGMDIYVVDMNTPGSKPVNVGAPINTVKNDFAFSYYPSKEVGLFSSDRIGRKDVYKALPVCNIEFSVLAKNKQFNKPVADVQVEFINDRRNVEGKVYTRKNGVAREFITCKGKYKIKVSHPDYLDEVIEVVGNDTEGVQSIEVMLRPLDELMIEEDKISLADIQFAFDQVDITEESKEELNKLVKVMKRYPNMRIKVNSHSDSKGKAEYNLKLSQARAKSTVEYLISQGIEADRLEYQGYGSQELKVICEPCTEWENAQNRRSEFIILNK, encoded by the coding sequence ATGAGAATTTTATTGATAACACTATTATGTGCTTTCAGTATGTCTGTTCAAGCCAAGGGGAAACCGAGTTTGAAAAAGGCAGACAAGTACTATAAGAATACGGAATATACAAAAGCAGCGGAGGAATATAGGCGATTGGTGAGAGGTGTGAGAACTGATAATTACATCTTTTTGCAATTGGCAGATTGTTATGACCGACTGTCTAAAGATATTGAAGCGTCTCGTTATTACGGCAAGGCGATTGTAAAAGATCCTGAAGTTCCTGCTGAGGTGTATTATAAGTACGCTAAGGTTTTGGAGAGAAATGGGCGATATGTGGTTGCCAAAGAAGTGATGCAACAATTTGCAGCAAAGGCAGCAGGTGATTCAAGAGCAAAGGATTTCTTGGCTAATCCGAATGCACACGATTTGTTGGCAAACTTAGAACCACAGTATTCTTTTGCGGAGTCGGGAATGAACGACCGTGTTTACGATACATATGGTGCGTGGATGAATGCAGGAGATACGATTTATATGGTGTCTAATCGCACGAAACACGAAAAGAAGATTCCGCGTAAACTATTTGAAGTACGCGAAAAATGGGAGCGAAAACCCAATACGGATATTTACTTTGCAAGTTTTAAAGGGAAAGCAGAGCCTACTTTTGAAGTGAACCACGTGAAAGGAAGAGTAAATAAACGATTTCACGATGGAATGGCGGTAAGTTCGCCAGACGGACAACGTTTTTACTTTGCATCTGAAGCGTATAGAAATAGAAAGTTTAGAAGCAATAAAGAAGTAAAACACCGCGACAGACTAATGAGTTTGTTTTATGCGAAGTTGAAAGGAAAACAATGGAAAAAGATTAAGCCGTTGCCTTTTACAAAAGCAGGGTATATGTACACTAATCCTACTATAAGCAGTGACGGTAAATATTTGTACTTCGCGTCAAATATGCCAGGTAGTTTGGGAGAGTTAGATTTGTGGCGAGTAGCGTTGTTAGAAGATGATGAATTTGGGCAACCAGAAAACTTAGGTCCGGCTATTAACTCAGGTACTCGAAATGACTATCCTTTCTTGGCAGAGGACAATAAGCTTTACTTTACGTCTGACCGTTGGGGTGGTTATGGAGGAATGGACATCTATGTGGTTGATATGAATACGCCAGGTAGTAAGCCAGTCAATGTGGGTGCGCCAATTAATACAGTTAAGAATGATTTTGCTTTTTCATACTATCCGTCAAAAGAAGTAGGGCTATTTTCGTCAGATCGCATTGGTCGTAAAGACGTTTATAAGGCGTTACCCGTGTGTAATATCGAGTTTTCTGTGTTGGCAAAAAACAAGCAGTTTAACAAACCCGTAGCCGATGTGCAAGTAGAGTTTATCAATGATAGACGTAATGTAGAAGGAAAAGTTTATACGCGAAAGAATGGTGTAGCACGTGAATTTATAACCTGTAAGGGGAAATATAAAATTAAGGTGTCTCATCCAGATTACTTAGATGAGGTAATTGAAGTAGTAGGAAATGATACTGAAGGAGTACAAAGCATTGAAGTAATGCTAAGGCCGTTAGATGAGTTGATGATTGAAGAAGATAAGATTAGCTTAGCAGATATTCAGTTTGCTTTTGACCAAGTAGATATTACAGAAGAAAGTAAAGAAGAGTTGAATAAGTTGGTTAAGGTGATGAAGCGCTATCCAAATATGCGTATTAAGGTTAATTCACACTCAGACAGCAAAGGAAAAGCAGAGTACAACTTAAAGTTATCTCAAGCCAGAGCAAAATCAACAGTAGAATATTTGATTTCGCAAGGAATAGAAGCAGACCGCTTAGAGTATCAAGGATATGGATCGCAAGAGTTGAAAGTGATTTGTGAACCTTGTACGGAGTGGGAGAATGCACAAAATAGAAGATCAGAGTTTATTATTTTAAATAAATAA